A stretch of Gasterosteus aculeatus chromosome 4, fGasAcu3.hap1.1, whole genome shotgun sequence DNA encodes these proteins:
- the LOC144406190 gene encoding protein diaphanous homolog 1-like isoform X2, translating to MEQDGADEKKQLQKKKVKELKILDSKCSQNLSIFLGSFRVPYEEIKNAILEVNEKVITESMVQSLIKLLPEAEQLGVLAEMKDEYNDLAESEQFAVVMSGVKRLTPRLQAVLFKLQFEEQLNNIKPDVVSVTAACEELSQSQAFTKLLEIILLVGNYMNAGSRNGKAFGFSMSYLCKLRDTKSADLKQTLLHFLVDVCQEQHPEVMGFADELIHVEKASRVSAETLQKNLDQMGRQIKNLKKDLETFPPPQSDKDLFVEKMSSFVSTAEEQFEKLDMLHKNMEKQYNDLGEYFVFDPRKISVEEFFGDLNTFKNMFQQAVKENQKRKEAEEKIKRAKLAREKADKEKEAKLKNQSLDINAEGDETGIMDGLLEALQSGAAFRRKRGPRQADSIVSLSQLVLETC from the exons ATGGAGCAGGATGGCGCAGATGAAAAgaagcagctgcagaagaagaaggtcaAGGAGCTGAAGATTCTCGACTCCAAGTGCTCACAGAACCTCT CCATTTTCCTGGGATCCTTCCGTGTCCCTTATGAGGAAATCAAGAACGCCATCCTGGAGGTTAATGAGAAGGTCATCACAGAGTCCATGGTTCAG AGCCTGATCAAACTCCTACCAGAAGCAGAGCAGCTCGGTGTCCTGGCAGAGATGAAAGATGAATATAATGACTTGGCTGAGTCGGAGCAGTTTGCAGTAGTG atGTCCGGTGTGAAGCGCCTGACGCCACGGCTCCAGGCCGTCCTGTTCAAGCTGCAGTTTGAGGAGCAGCTGAACAACATCAAGCCAGATGTGGTGTCTGTGACCGCGGCCTGCGAGGAGCTCAGTCAAAGCCAGGCCTTCACCAAGCTACTGGAGATCATCCTCCTTGTCGGGAACTACATGAATGCGGGCTCCCGCAACGGGAAGGCATTTGGCTTCTCCATGTCATACTTGTGCAAG CTGCGGGACACCAAATCAGCTGACCTGAAGCAGACGCTGCTCCATTTCCTCGTCGACGTGTGCCAGGAGCAGCATCCTGAGGTCATGGGCTTTGCAGACGAGCTCATCCACGTAGAAAAGGCCAGCAGAG TTTCTGCGGAGACACTTCAGAAGAACCTTGACCAGATGGGGCGTCAGATCAAGAACCTCAAAAAAGACCTGGAAACATTTCCTCCTCCACAAAGTGACAAGGACCTGTTTGTGGAGAAGATGTCT AGTTTTGTGAGTACCGCCGAAGAGCAGTTTGAGAAGCTGGATATGCTTCATAAGAATATGGAGAAGCAATATAACGACCTGGGAGAGTACTTTGTCTTTGACCCGAGAAAAATCTCCGTAGAGGAATTCTTTGGAGACCTCAACACCTTTAAGAATATGTTCcag CAAGCCGTGAAGGAGAATCAGAAACGTAAAGAGGCTGAAGAGAAGATCAAGAGGGCCAAGCTGGCCAGGGAGAAGGCAGATAAGGAGAAGGAGGCCAAACTGAAGAACCAGAGCCTTGACATCAACGCAG AGGGGGATGAGACTGGTATCATGGACGGCCTGTTGGAGGCGCTGCAGTCCGGCGCTGCTttcaggagaaagagaggacCACGGCAAGCAG aCTCAATTGTGTCTTTGTCACAGCTAGTTCTGGAGACCTGTTAG
- the LOC144406190 gene encoding protein diaphanous homolog 1-like isoform X1, giving the protein MEQDGADEKKQLQKKKVKELKILDSKCSQNLSIFLGSFRVPYEEIKNAILEVNEKVITESMVQSLIKLLPEAEQLGVLAEMKDEYNDLAESEQFAVVMSGVKRLTPRLQAVLFKLQFEEQLNNIKPDVVSVTAACEELSQSQAFTKLLEIILLVGNYMNAGSRNGKAFGFSMSYLCKLRDTKSADLKQTLLHFLVDVCQEQHPEVMGFADELIHVEKASRVSAETLQKNLDQMGRQIKNLKKDLETFPPPQSDKDLFVEKMSSFVSTAEEQFEKLDMLHKNMEKQYNDLGEYFVFDPRKISVEEFFGDLNTFKNMFQQAVKENQKRKEAEEKIKRAKLAREKADKEKEAKLKNQSLDINAEGDETGIMDGLLEALQSGAAFRRKRGPRQAANHRRAGNAVTSILAKELMQEGTPSSSKKPAKKKSDVKEEPELEGAQSLEELLDATSSRSN; this is encoded by the exons ATGGAGCAGGATGGCGCAGATGAAAAgaagcagctgcagaagaagaaggtcaAGGAGCTGAAGATTCTCGACTCCAAGTGCTCACAGAACCTCT CCATTTTCCTGGGATCCTTCCGTGTCCCTTATGAGGAAATCAAGAACGCCATCCTGGAGGTTAATGAGAAGGTCATCACAGAGTCCATGGTTCAG AGCCTGATCAAACTCCTACCAGAAGCAGAGCAGCTCGGTGTCCTGGCAGAGATGAAAGATGAATATAATGACTTGGCTGAGTCGGAGCAGTTTGCAGTAGTG atGTCCGGTGTGAAGCGCCTGACGCCACGGCTCCAGGCCGTCCTGTTCAAGCTGCAGTTTGAGGAGCAGCTGAACAACATCAAGCCAGATGTGGTGTCTGTGACCGCGGCCTGCGAGGAGCTCAGTCAAAGCCAGGCCTTCACCAAGCTACTGGAGATCATCCTCCTTGTCGGGAACTACATGAATGCGGGCTCCCGCAACGGGAAGGCATTTGGCTTCTCCATGTCATACTTGTGCAAG CTGCGGGACACCAAATCAGCTGACCTGAAGCAGACGCTGCTCCATTTCCTCGTCGACGTGTGCCAGGAGCAGCATCCTGAGGTCATGGGCTTTGCAGACGAGCTCATCCACGTAGAAAAGGCCAGCAGAG TTTCTGCGGAGACACTTCAGAAGAACCTTGACCAGATGGGGCGTCAGATCAAGAACCTCAAAAAAGACCTGGAAACATTTCCTCCTCCACAAAGTGACAAGGACCTGTTTGTGGAGAAGATGTCT AGTTTTGTGAGTACCGCCGAAGAGCAGTTTGAGAAGCTGGATATGCTTCATAAGAATATGGAGAAGCAATATAACGACCTGGGAGAGTACTTTGTCTTTGACCCGAGAAAAATCTCCGTAGAGGAATTCTTTGGAGACCTCAACACCTTTAAGAATATGTTCcag CAAGCCGTGAAGGAGAATCAGAAACGTAAAGAGGCTGAAGAGAAGATCAAGAGGGCCAAGCTGGCCAGGGAGAAGGCAGATAAGGAGAAGGAGGCCAAACTGAAGAACCAGAGCCTTGACATCAACGCAG AGGGGGATGAGACTGGTATCATGGACGGCCTGTTGGAGGCGCTGCAGTCCGGCGCTGCTttcaggagaaagagaggacCACGGCAAGCAG CCAACCACAGACGAGCTGGCAACGCAGTGACCAGCATCCTGGCCAAAGAGCTGATGCAGGAGGGGACGCCCTCGTCCAGCAAAAAGCCCGCCAAGAAGAAGTCTGATGTAAAGGAGGAGCCTGAACTAGAAGGAGCGCAGTCATTGGAGGAGTTACTGGACGCTACTTCCTCTCGCTCCAATTAG